From the genome of Bactrocera oleae isolate idBacOlea1 chromosome 2, idBacOlea1, whole genome shotgun sequence, one region includes:
- the LOC106623721 gene encoding probable peptidyl-tRNA hydrolase 2 produces the protein MGDNRLLDTTQVINGIAVLLSFFVGYKYALKKHDVNQDTAGARSTNQGTGDATTSEGFFASFSNNYKMVLVVRNDLKMGKGKIGAQCGHGAVGAYQKAMQRNPRLVRAWENTGCAKIALRVESEAEMMAIKRAAETHSLTTCLIRDAGRTQIEPNSKTVLAIGPATVEDIDKVTGHLKLL, from the exons ATGGGTGACAATAGATTGTTGGATACCACCCAGGTTATCAATGGTATTGCTGTGCTGCTCTCGTTTTTCGTAGGTTACAAATATGCCTTAAAAAAGCATGATGTCAACCAGGATACTGCCGGTGCAAGGAGTACTAATCAGGGCACAGGTGACGCTACCACCTCTGAGGGT TTTTTTGCTAGCTTTAGCAACAATTACAAAATGGTATTGGTAGTGCGCAATGACCTGAAAATGGGTAAAGGCAAAATAGGTGCACAATGTGGTCACGGTGCTGTGGGTGCTTATCAGAAAGCTATGCAACGCAATCCGCGACTAGTACGTGCTTGGGAAAATACCGGTTGTGCTAAAATTGCACTGCGTGTTGAAAGCGAAGCTGAAATGATGGCTATTAAACGCGCAGCGGAAACGCACAGCCTGACAACATGTCTGATACGTGATGCTGGTCGTACGCAAATCGAACCTAATTCGAAAACTGTACTAGCCATTGGTCCTGCAACCGTAGAAGATATCGACAAAGTTACTGGTCATTTGAAGCTGTTGTAA